One genomic segment of uncultured Desulfobacter sp. includes these proteins:
- a CDS encoding anaerobic ribonucleoside-triphosphate reductase activating protein, whose product MYIGGFQKNSLIDFPGTIACVVFTRGCNFTCPYCHNPDLVAGTTCPDRGGSSGGSGSNQLNPSQFDNQDQKEILKFLDKRKGIIEGVVITGGEPTLQADLTNFIQTVRQMGYKIKLDTNGTAPRTLDTLFDQGLVDYLAMDIKTDTDHYPMVMKKPEHLDRVLESISLIMEKAPAYEFRTTCARPFVTPAIMENIGKMIRGAESYVLQPCSRNVDVLDPDFAAVDDHFLSVDDMDALKATVLPFVENTRIR is encoded by the coding sequence ATGTATATTGGCGGATTTCAAAAAAACTCCCTGATTGATTTTCCGGGAACCATAGCCTGTGTGGTGTTTACCCGGGGGTGTAACTTCACTTGCCCCTACTGCCATAATCCGGATCTTGTTGCCGGAACTACCTGCCCCGACAGGGGCGGCAGTTCCGGTGGTTCGGGTTCGAATCAACTGAACCCGAGTCAGTTTGACAACCAGGATCAAAAAGAAATTCTAAAATTTCTGGATAAACGCAAAGGCATAATTGAGGGGGTTGTCATTACGGGCGGAGAACCCACCCTTCAAGCGGATCTAACTAATTTTATTCAAACGGTCAGGCAGATGGGTTACAAAATAAAGCTGGATACCAACGGCACGGCTCCCAGGACACTGGACACGCTTTTTGACCAGGGCCTGGTGGATTATCTGGCTATGGATATTAAAACAGATACAGACCACTATCCCATGGTGATGAAAAAACCAGAACACCTGGATCGGGTTCTTGAAAGTATTTCGTTGATCATGGAAAAAGCACCAGCCTATGAATTCAGAACAACATGTGCCAGACCATTTGTCACGCCTGCTATCATGGAAAATATCGGTAAAATGATCCGGGGAGCAGAATCCTATGTACTCCAACCCTGTTCCCGAAACGTGGATGTGCTGGATCCGGATTTTGCCGCCGTGGATGATCATTTTCTAAGCGTCGATGACATGGATGCATTGAAAGCAACCGTTTTACCCTTTGTGGAGAATACCAGAATACGATAA
- a CDS encoding EFR1 family ferrodoxin (N-terminal region resembles flavodoxins. C-terminal ferrodoxin region binds two 4Fe-4S clusters.), whose translation MKKITLVYFSPTKTTETVLRAITQGLAQSLEISGSEITAVNFTRPEIRNTVLVPFENNDIVLLGAPVYAGRLPADAADFFKKLTASDTPAILTVVYGNREYEDALLELKDVASACGFIPVSGAAFIGEHSFASTDIPVAMNRPDENDLKQAEDFGSNTGNLLKKTKDLKKIAALEVPGNFPYKDGMGKGAPDFIEVTDACTACGICAAACPSNAIDEENGFATIAADCILCCACIKACPEQARVMKDGPIKEKARWLNETCSTPKPVQVFFTTES comes from the coding sequence ATGAAAAAAATTACTCTTGTATATTTCAGTCCCACCAAAACAACCGAAACCGTTCTTAGGGCCATAACCCAGGGTCTTGCCCAGAGTCTGGAAATCAGTGGTTCCGAAATAACCGCCGTCAACTTCACCCGTCCGGAAATCCGGAATACCGTGCTCGTTCCTTTTGAAAACAATGATATTGTTCTGCTGGGGGCGCCTGTGTATGCCGGCCGCCTGCCCGCTGATGCCGCTGATTTTTTCAAAAAACTGACGGCGTCCGACACCCCCGCCATACTCACCGTGGTATACGGCAACAGGGAATATGAAGATGCTTTACTGGAACTTAAAGATGTTGCGTCGGCATGCGGATTTATTCCTGTTTCCGGGGCTGCCTTTATTGGCGAACACTCCTTTGCAAGCACCGATATTCCCGTTGCCATGAACCGGCCGGATGAGAACGATCTGAAACAGGCCGAAGACTTTGGCAGCAATACCGGGAATCTGCTAAAAAAGACCAAGGATTTAAAGAAAATTGCCGCCTTGGAAGTGCCGGGAAATTTTCCGTACAAGGATGGCATGGGCAAGGGTGCCCCGGACTTCATTGAGGTGACGGATGCGTGCACGGCGTGTGGGATTTGTGCCGCGGCTTGTCCGTCAAATGCCATTGATGAAGAAAACGGGTTTGCCACCATTGCTGCAGACTGTATTCTGTGCTGCGCCTGTATCAAGGCATGCCCGGAACAGGCAAGGGTGATGAAAGACGGCCCCATCAAAGAAAAAGCCAGATGGCTGAACGAAACCTGTTCAACCCCCAAGCCTGTCCAGGTGTTTTTTACCACGGAATCCTGA
- the dnaN gene encoding DNA polymerase III subunit beta has translation MKFSFNKKDILEVLAKIQGITGRKTNLKITSDILIKADESKITITANDLETVFTGTYEAQVETPGILSINSKKFFEIIKEYPNENICINEVENRWVEIGSGDSVYHIVSSDYENFPETPVIENVNFIELAAKDLKKMVAVSSVVGYQNEEKRTYVLGSLIEKTVVEGEDVLRIVSTDSRRLHCFDAPFTGNLDMGSSPVIIPKKGLAELGKFIDSDIESIKVGVKKNHFVFQRANESIMIKLLEGDYPDYRLVINFDGMIPIEVDRAMFLTLMKRVSILTSEDYKSVIFNFTENNLTVTITNPEIGESKEQLMVGFSGEEIKSAFNPRYFMDALNLFKDEIITLNIKDSKSPCIVKSMKNNNLICVIMSIHLS, from the coding sequence ATGAAATTTTCCTTCAACAAAAAGGATATCCTGGAAGTTCTGGCGAAAATCCAGGGTATCACAGGCAGAAAAACAAATTTAAAAATCACCTCAGACATCTTGATCAAGGCGGATGAGTCAAAGATAACCATCACTGCCAATGATCTTGAAACGGTTTTCACCGGCACCTATGAAGCACAGGTTGAAACCCCTGGTATTCTGTCTATCAACTCAAAAAAATTCTTTGAAATCATCAAGGAATATCCCAATGAAAATATCTGTATTAATGAAGTTGAAAACCGGTGGGTTGAAATAGGATCCGGCGACAGTGTTTATCACATTGTCTCCTCGGATTATGAAAACTTTCCTGAAACCCCTGTCATTGAAAACGTCAACTTCATAGAACTTGCAGCCAAAGACCTGAAAAAGATGGTGGCCGTCTCTTCGGTGGTGGGTTACCAGAACGAAGAAAAAAGAACCTATGTCCTGGGTTCTCTGATTGAAAAAACCGTGGTTGAAGGAGAGGACGTATTACGGATCGTCTCAACGGATTCAAGAAGGCTACACTGTTTTGATGCGCCGTTTACAGGGAACCTTGATATGGGAAGTTCCCCGGTAATCATCCCCAAAAAAGGGCTGGCCGAACTTGGAAAATTCATTGATTCTGATATAGAATCCATCAAGGTAGGCGTGAAAAAAAATCATTTTGTGTTCCAGCGGGCCAATGAATCCATCATGATCAAACTGCTTGAAGGCGACTATCCGGACTACAGACTTGTCATTAATTTCGATGGCATGATCCCCATTGAAGTTGACCGGGCAATGTTTCTGACACTGATGAAACGGGTCTCCATCCTCACCTCGGAAGATTATAAAAGCGTTATATTCAACTTCACGGAAAATAACCTGACCGTTACCATTACCAACCCTGAAATCGGCGAGTCAAAAGAACAGCTCATGGTTGGTTTCTCAGGCGAAGAGATAAAAAGCGCCTTTAACCCCAGATATTTCATGGACGCCCTTAATCTGTTCAAAGACGAAATTATAACATTGAACATCAAAGACAGCAAAAGCCCCTGCATCGTTAAAAGCATGAAAAACAATAACCTTATATGCGTAATAATGTCCATACATCTATCATGA
- a CDS encoding ribonucleoside triphosphate reductase yields the protein MFEQIKKRDGRIAAFDSSKITNALIKAGGATKEFNGREAQKMTMRVLTLARDLHLGAIPEVEDIQDIVERVLLDSPFYKTAKAYIIYREQHNQIRNIAINENVGLMESYISRMDWKVRENSNMSYSLQGLNNYISSDITAEYWLNKIYPPTIRDAHYSGDIHIHDLSLLSVYCVGWDLQDLLLEGFKGVAGKVESSPPKHFRSALGQVVNFFYTLQGEAAGAQAMSNFDTLLAPFVRYDNLEYKEVKQALQEFVFNINIPTRVGFQTPFTNITMDLNVPAMLKDTPVIIGGKHQKETYAAFQDEMDVINAAFAEVMMEGDAKGRVFTFPIPTYNITADFNWSNPKLENIWKMTGKYGIPYFSNFVNSDMDPEDARSMCCRLRLDNRELRKRGGGLFGANPLTGSIGVVTLNLPRIGRLAQDEADFFSRMDKLIDISAESLGIKRKILEKFTEGDLYPYSKFYLRQIKENTGVYWRNHFSTIGVLGMNEACLNFLGTDSSIATPRGQAFAVKAMDHIRSKIESLQESTGEIFNLEATPAEGTTYRFAKLDKKKFKHIVCANEEEFKNGSDPFYTNSTHLPVNYTDDMFEALELQDELQTKYTGGTVQHLFLGEEVSDVEAVKHMVSKVSNTFRLPYFTLTPTFSVCPSHGYISGEQAKCEICNADTEIYSRVVGYLRPISQWNNGKQTEFNMRKTYTAQKVAEKIAS from the coding sequence ATGTTTGAACAAATCAAAAAAAGAGACGGACGAATAGCTGCGTTTGATTCTTCTAAAATAACAAATGCTTTGATCAAAGCAGGTGGAGCAACAAAAGAATTCAACGGCAGGGAAGCCCAAAAAATGACCATGCGGGTACTGACCCTTGCCCGGGACCTCCACCTGGGGGCCATTCCCGAGGTAGAGGATATTCAGGATATTGTGGAACGGGTACTTCTGGATTCCCCATTTTACAAAACCGCCAAGGCATACATTATATACCGGGAGCAGCACAACCAGATCCGGAACATTGCCATCAATGAAAACGTCGGCCTCATGGAATCTTACATCAGCCGCATGGACTGGAAGGTCAGGGAAAACTCAAATATGAGTTACTCCCTCCAGGGACTGAACAACTACATCTCCTCGGATATCACAGCCGAATACTGGCTTAATAAAATCTATCCACCTACCATCCGGGATGCCCATTATAGCGGAGATATCCATATCCATGATTTAAGTCTTCTGTCCGTATACTGTGTGGGCTGGGATCTGCAAGATCTTCTACTTGAAGGATTCAAAGGTGTGGCCGGCAAGGTGGAATCCTCTCCGCCCAAACATTTCAGAAGCGCCCTGGGCCAGGTCGTAAACTTTTTTTATACCTTGCAGGGAGAAGCAGCCGGGGCCCAGGCCATGTCTAATTTTGATACCTTGCTGGCCCCTTTTGTCCGGTATGACAACCTTGAATACAAAGAGGTTAAACAGGCGTTGCAGGAATTTGTTTTCAATATAAATATCCCCACCCGAGTGGGCTTTCAGACGCCTTTCACCAATATCACCATGGACCTGAACGTACCCGCCATGCTCAAGGACACCCCTGTCATCATTGGCGGAAAACACCAGAAAGAGACCTATGCCGCATTCCAGGATGAGATGGACGTGATCAATGCAGCCTTTGCAGAAGTGATGATGGAAGGCGATGCCAAGGGTAGAGTATTCACCTTCCCCATTCCCACCTACAACATTACTGCAGACTTTAACTGGTCCAATCCCAAACTGGAAAATATCTGGAAAATGACGGGTAAATACGGAATTCCCTATTTTTCCAACTTTGTTAATTCCGACATGGACCCCGAAGATGCACGCTCCATGTGTTGCCGGCTCAGACTGGATAACCGGGAGCTGCGCAAACGTGGCGGCGGGCTTTTTGGTGCCAATCCGTTGACCGGTTCCATCGGGGTTGTTACCTTAAATCTGCCTAGGATTGGGCGCCTGGCCCAGGATGAGGCTGATTTTTTCAGCCGCATGGATAAACTGATTGACATCAGTGCAGAATCGTTGGGCATCAAGCGTAAAATTCTTGAAAAGTTCACCGAAGGCGACCTGTACCCCTATTCAAAATTTTATTTGCGACAAATTAAGGAAAACACCGGTGTCTACTGGCGCAACCACTTTTCCACCATCGGCGTTCTCGGCATGAATGAAGCCTGCCTTAATTTTCTGGGCACGGACAGTAGCATTGCTACCCCCCGGGGTCAGGCCTTTGCCGTCAAAGCCATGGATCATATCCGAAGCAAAATCGAAAGCCTGCAGGAAAGCACCGGTGAAATATTCAACCTGGAAGCAACCCCCGCCGAAGGCACCACATACCGATTTGCCAAACTGGATAAAAAGAAATTCAAACATATTGTTTGTGCCAATGAAGAAGAATTCAAAAACGGCTCCGATCCCTTTTACACCAACTCCACCCATCTGCCGGTAAACTATACCGACGACATGTTTGAGGCGCTGGAGTTGCAGGATGAACTGCAGACCAAATACACCGGTGGTACGGTTCAGCACCTGTTTCTGGGAGAGGAGGTCTCAGACGTTGAAGCGGTCAAACATATGGTATCCAAAGTATCCAACACCTTCCGCCTGCCCTATTTCACCTTGACGCCCACCTTCAGCGTCTGCCCCTCCCACGGCTATATTTCAGGTGAACAGGCCAAATGCGAAATCTGCAATGCCGATACGGAAATCTACTCCAGGGTAGTGGGCTATCTGCGGCCGATAAGTCAGTGGAACAACGGCAAGCAGACGGAATTCAACATGCGCAAGACCTATACCGCCCAGAAGGTTGCGGAAAAGATTGCGTCTTAA
- the rimO gene encoding 30S ribosomal protein S12 methylthiotransferase RimO, which yields MKIYLESLGCSRNQVDSEMMLGRLIAAGHQIITDPVQADAIIINTCGFISTASQEAVDVILEMAEFKAAGACRRLVVTGCLVQRYKDDSDLLASLPEVDAFLGTAACDHIVKAVENSGTVPFTLFPEPDTRPVDIPVQARELLYEKIAYIKVSEGCSRHCTYCIIPNLRGRQRSRPIELICKEACALLDKGVKEIILTAENTTDYGLDLDGPAFHTVLEKTSKEMAQKDPSAWLRFLYTHPCTLDERIIEAVQRHANICSYYDVPIQHAHDEVLKRMGRPYTRQDLTRLFSDIRRLDPDAALRTTVIVGFPGETDQQFKSLLTFIQEVEFDHLGVFTYSDSQDLPAHKLSDHIPEDLAELRHDTIMAAQAKISEKRNARHVGRVYPVLVEENPEDGVYIGRTPFQAPEVDGVTFIYSDGLDTGSLVQVKITDAFEYDIAGEMV from the coding sequence ATGAAAATTTACCTTGAAAGCCTGGGTTGTTCCAGAAACCAGGTGGACAGCGAGATGATGCTTGGCCGGCTGATTGCAGCCGGCCATCAGATCATAACTGATCCGGTTCAGGCTGACGCCATCATCATAAATACCTGCGGGTTTATTTCAACCGCCTCCCAGGAGGCGGTTGATGTTATTTTGGAGATGGCGGAATTCAAAGCGGCCGGTGCCTGCCGGCGACTGGTTGTCACCGGCTGTCTTGTCCAGCGGTATAAGGATGATTCGGATCTTTTGGCCAGTCTGCCGGAAGTGGATGCTTTTTTAGGCACCGCAGCTTGCGACCATATCGTAAAAGCCGTGGAAAATTCAGGCACGGTGCCGTTTACCCTGTTTCCCGAGCCCGACACCCGGCCGGTAGACATCCCTGTGCAGGCCCGGGAACTTCTTTATGAAAAAATCGCTTACATCAAGGTGTCCGAAGGGTGCAGCCGCCACTGCACCTATTGCATTATTCCCAACTTGCGGGGCCGCCAGCGTTCCCGGCCGATAGAGCTGATTTGCAAGGAGGCTTGCGCCCTTCTGGATAAGGGCGTTAAAGAGATCATCCTTACAGCGGAAAACACCACGGATTACGGCCTGGATCTGGACGGACCGGCGTTTCATACGGTGCTTGAAAAAACGTCAAAAGAGATGGCTCAAAAAGATCCGTCTGCCTGGCTTCGATTTCTGTATACTCACCCGTGTACCCTTGATGAACGGATTATTGAAGCGGTGCAACGCCATGCCAACATTTGTTCATACTATGATGTGCCCATCCAGCACGCCCATGACGAGGTCCTGAAACGCATGGGCCGGCCCTACACCCGGCAGGATCTTACCCGGCTTTTTTCCGATATCCGTCGCCTGGATCCGGACGCCGCGTTAAGAACCACCGTTATTGTCGGCTTCCCCGGTGAAACAGATCAGCAGTTCAAGAGCCTTTTGACATTTATACAGGAGGTGGAATTTGATCACCTGGGCGTATTTACCTATTCCGACTCCCAGGATCTGCCCGCCCATAAGTTAAGCGATCATATTCCTGAAGACCTGGCAGAACTGCGGCATGACACCATCATGGCGGCCCAGGCGAAGATTTCCGAAAAACGCAATGCCCGGCATGTGGGCCGTGTTTATCCGGTTCTTGTGGAAGAAAATCCTGAAGACGGGGTATACATCGGCAGAACCCCGTTCCAGGCCCCGGAAGTGGATGGGGTGACATTTATTTATTCGGATGGACTGGACACAGGCAGTCTGGTTCAGGTAAAAATAACCGATGCTTTTGAATATGATATTGCCGGGGAGATGGTGTGA
- the htpG gene encoding molecular chaperone HtpG — protein sequence MSEKETRQFKTEVQQLLHLIIHSLYSNQEIFIRELISNASDAIDKARFKEQTEPDLFADDNDYHIRLAADKEAKTFTITDNGIGMTFDEVNDNIGTIAQSGTAAFMEALEKSKNETGLSPELIGQFGVGFYSAFIVADKVRLDTKAPGQEKGVRWESDGQGEYTLEEIDKKERGTQITLFLKDPEEGDQDFTEEYIIRNVVKKHSDFVTYPIIMNVETSEPIPENEIIKDKDGKPIGETYRKVRKDETLNSMKAIWAKSKDDVTEDEHKEFYKHISHNWDDPFEIIHKKFEGVTEYDVLMYLPSKAPFDMFRPERKHGMQLYCKRVFIMDDCKELLPEYLGFVQGIVDAPDLNLNVSREILQEDRLVRNIRKNLVKQIFSVLEGLEDEKYIEFYEEFGQALKAGIPTDYDNKERLASLLRYKTTKSGDKYVTLDQYIENMKEDQKEIYYITGENLASLVNSPLLEALKAKDYEVILMVDPIDEWVTQSLPEYKEKKLKSAEKGDLDLEKVDDEKKNEYSALLSFLKGKLESKVKDVVVSNRLKDSVSCLTGDEWAMSAYMEKILKASGQKAPDQKRALEVNVNHPVMEKIKSVFESDTTNPVLTDYCDLLYDIAVISEGGKLDNPARFSTLVGDLMAKSI from the coding sequence ATGTCAGAGAAAGAAACCAGACAATTTAAAACCGAAGTTCAACAGCTTTTACATCTGATTATCCACTCTCTTTATTCCAACCAAGAGATTTTTATCCGGGAGTTGATTTCAAACGCCTCGGACGCCATTGACAAGGCCAGGTTCAAGGAACAGACAGAACCGGACCTGTTTGCCGATGACAATGATTATCATATCCGTTTGGCTGCGGACAAGGAAGCCAAGACCTTCACCATTACGGATAACGGTATCGGCATGACCTTTGACGAGGTCAATGACAATATTGGTACCATTGCCCAGTCCGGCACCGCCGCCTTTATGGAAGCCCTGGAAAAATCAAAAAATGAAACAGGCCTGTCCCCGGAGCTCATTGGCCAGTTTGGCGTGGGTTTTTATTCTGCGTTTATCGTGGCAGACAAGGTGCGCCTGGACACCAAAGCCCCTGGCCAGGAAAAGGGTGTACGGTGGGAATCCGACGGCCAGGGCGAATATACCCTTGAAGAGATTGATAAGAAAGAACGGGGTACTCAGATCACTTTGTTCCTTAAAGACCCGGAAGAGGGGGACCAGGATTTCACCGAAGAGTACATCATCCGCAACGTCGTTAAAAAACATTCCGACTTTGTCACCTACCCCATCATCATGAACGTGGAAACCAGTGAGCCCATTCCTGAAAATGAGATTATCAAAGATAAGGACGGCAAGCCCATTGGAGAGACCTACCGGAAGGTCAGAAAAGACGAGACCCTGAACTCCATGAAGGCCATCTGGGCTAAGTCCAAGGATGATGTTACCGAAGATGAGCACAAGGAGTTCTATAAACATATCTCCCATAATTGGGATGACCCTTTTGAAATTATTCACAAAAAGTTTGAAGGGGTGACCGAGTATGATGTGCTTATGTATCTTCCCTCCAAAGCCCCCTTTGACATGTTCCGACCGGAACGTAAACACGGCATGCAGCTTTACTGCAAACGGGTTTTCATCATGGATGACTGCAAGGAGCTTTTGCCCGAGTACCTGGGCTTTGTCCAGGGCATTGTGGATGCACCGGACTTGAATCTTAATGTCAGCCGCGAGATTCTCCAGGAAGACCGCCTGGTCAGAAATATCCGCAAGAATCTGGTCAAACAGATTTTTTCCGTGCTTGAAGGCTTGGAAGACGAAAAATACATTGAATTTTACGAGGAGTTCGGCCAGGCCCTTAAGGCTGGTATCCCCACGGATTACGACAACAAGGAACGGCTGGCATCTCTTCTGCGTTACAAAACCACCAAGTCCGGTGACAAATATGTGACCCTTGACCAGTATATTGAAAACATGAAAGAGGACCAGAAAGAGATTTACTACATCACGGGTGAAAATCTGGCCTCCCTTGTCAATTCCCCGCTGCTTGAGGCGCTCAAAGCAAAGGACTACGAAGTCATCCTCATGGTGGACCCCATTGATGAATGGGTGACTCAGTCCCTGCCCGAATACAAGGAAAAGAAACTGAAAAGCGCTGAAAAAGGCGACCTTGATCTGGAAAAAGTGGATGACGAAAAGAAAAACGAGTACTCTGCTCTGCTTTCTTTTCTTAAAGGCAAGCTGGAAAGCAAGGTTAAGGATGTGGTGGTTTCCAACCGGCTAAAAGATTCAGTTTCCTGCCTGACAGGCGACGAGTGGGCCATGAGCGCTTATATGGAAAAAATTCTGAAAGCCTCGGGCCAGAAAGCCCCGGATCAGAAACGCGCCTTGGAAGTTAATGTTAACCATCCGGTCATGGAAAAAATTAAATCCGTGTTTGAATCCGATACCACAAATCCTGTGCTTACGGACTACTGCGACTTGCTTTATGATATTGCCGTGATTTCCGAAGGCGGCAAGCTCGATAATCCGGCCCGGTTTTCCACCCTTGTGGGAGATCTTATGGCAAAATCTATATGA
- a CDS encoding CoA pyrophosphatase: MNIPSYIKKIHSAVASASHPPAPDPAQFKPTSVMALFLFSREPSLLFIQKADREGYAWRNQMAFPGGHVEETDDSARQAAFRELYEETGIMSDNVKYIGSLGHFQTVKHRDIQAFTGIWNQKDEIVFETEEISRVLEVPFETLRQTHLEKGFAGRNPRPSVKELAYPYEDVLIWGVTAQIVHHLIEVVGDI, encoded by the coding sequence ATGAACATCCCTTCATATATTAAAAAAATACATTCCGCTGTTGCTTCGGCCTCCCACCCGCCGGCACCGGATCCTGCGCAATTTAAGCCCACATCTGTGATGGCGCTCTTTCTTTTCAGCCGGGAACCTTCCCTGCTTTTTATTCAAAAAGCAGACCGGGAAGGATATGCCTGGCGCAACCAGATGGCTTTCCCCGGCGGGCATGTGGAAGAAACAGATGATTCGGCCAGGCAGGCGGCCTTTCGTGAGCTTTATGAAGAAACCGGCATTATGTCCGATAATGTGAAATATATCGGATCGCTGGGCCATTTTCAGACCGTGAAACACCGAGACATCCAGGCGTTTACAGGGATCTGGAATCAGAAAGATGAAATCGTTTTTGAGACCGAAGAAATTTCAAGGGTACTTGAAGTTCCCTTTGAAACACTCCGGCAGACCCACTTGGAAAAAGGATTTGCCGGCCGCAACCCCAGGCCCAGTGTGAAGGAACTGGCCTATCCATATGAAGACGTTCTAATATGGGGGGTTACAGCCCAGATCGTTCATCACCTGATAGAGGTGGTCGGAGACATATAA